TGGATTCCCCAGTAGCTCATTAGAGCTCCGGCAACAGCGTTATTCTGTGTACAACTGAGAATAACTCCAGGTTTAACTTCAGTATCAACACAGTAGACACCAATTCCCTCTTCGGTTGCTTTGAGAATGAGATCTGCAATAGCTTCCATGTCCCAGTAAATGATTACGATGGCATCTACTTTTTTCTGAATCAAGGTCTCCATCGTTTCACGTTGCTGGGCCGGATCTCTTACAGTCATTGCATCAATAAACTCCCAATCCCTGTGAGCACATTCGATCTTCACCTGCTGGAAATCTCTCTGACAGGATTCTGCCTCAAGCCCATGTCCACAGATTGCAACTGTCACGTCTTTCGCATATTCCGTTCCTGCAAACGCCATTGTTGAGAAAGTGAGCGTCACAACTACAAGCAACGAAATCAAAATTCTCTTCTTCATTCCTTCACCCCTTTTCAAGATTTGTTTAGTTCTTCTGAAACTTCCCTCAGAAAGCGATAAACAACTGTTGCTCCGGGATCCTGTTCGCCGACTGTACGGCTGCCGAATGCTTTTGCTCTGCCCTTCTTTGCTTCCATGTCCTTAGTTCTTTCCAGTCCATATTCCGCGGCCTCTGCTGCTTTCTCGAAGGCCTCGGAAATCGATTTGCCTTCAGAAGAAGCCTTTTCAAGAGCTTCCACAGCAGGCTCAAGAGCATCAAGCATCGTTTTCTCTCCCGTTTTTGCCCTTCCTCTCTTCATAATTCCCTCTAGTGCAGCCCTGAACATACCGGCGATTTCATCCAGAGTGAGAGACTCCTTACCCAAAACCTTCTTGCCCCCCTCAATGAACGCGCTCGCCGTCAGAACTCCGAAAGTGGAGGGATTTGCCTGATTGAACTGAATTCCACACTTCTTTATCAGAGCCCCTATATCCTCAGTTTGAAAATTCTTCAGAGTTTCGATTATCGCCGTGCAGCCCTTTCTTATAGTGATGCCTAGATCTCCGTCACCTATGGCAGCGTCAAGAGCTCTAAACTCATCGACATAGTTCTTCTCCAGTGAATTGCAGGCACCATTTAGAA
This genomic window from Mesotoga sp. UBA6090 contains:
- the dhaL gene encoding dihydroxyacetone kinase subunit DhaL codes for the protein MKEAISAAKVSEILNGACNSLEKNYVDEFRALDAAIGDGDLGITIRKGCTAIIETLKNFQTEDIGALIKKCGIQFNQANPSTFGVLTASAFIEGGKKVLGKESLTLDEIAGMFRAALEGIMKRGRAKTGEKTMLDALEPAVEALEKASSEGKSISEAFEKAAEAAEYGLERTKDMEAKKGRAKAFGSRTVGEQDPGATVVYRFLREVSEELNKS